From Thermococcus sp.:
TATACCTATTCCCGCCGGCGAGAAGGAGCCCGTGCTCTCTATCGCGGGGAGAATCAGCGAGGTGAAGGAAGCGACTATCATAACCCCCGCGGCAAAGCTCAGCGAGAAGTCAACGCCCTTCTCCGGGATGTTCTTCGCGAAAATCGCCAGCAGAGCGCCTAGGGAAGTCATGATGGCCACGAAGAGGCCGGCGTAAAAGGCCACCCATGTTATACTCCCTCCGGATATCGAGAGCAACCACTGAGAGAGGTTTGAGATAAAGTTCTCCAGCATGTTCCCACCGCTCTTCTCTGTTAGGTTATCCTAAAACTCTTAGGCTTTTAAGGGTTTTGGCGGGGGTGGAAGCTATTTAAGGAGGGGGCGTAAATTGGTGGTGGTGCCGGAAGTGGCAGGAGAGGCCGGGAAAAAGAAAGCCACCAAAAAGCTCCTCAAAGAACTCCACAGCGACCCGCTGTGGAGAAGCATCGGGCTGCTCGATATTGATGAGGAAGACCTGAGCAGCGAGGGGGACAACTGGGGCGTGGTGAAATGGGAAAGCAAGTGAGGGAAAAGCCGCTCCTCTACGGCGACGGAAGGGTGTTCTTTGCATTCTGTCCTTCCTCCGGCGGCATCTTCGAGCTTGAGCCGGGCGAGTTCAAAGCCCTGAAGGAGAACCTTCCAGAGGCGGAAGAGCTGAAAAAGGAAATGCTCGAATACGACGGAGAAAAATACACGGTCGGAGACTTCATAAGCCACTTAACGAGCCTCGGGATAGAACTCGAGAGGCTCAACACGCCAGCTGTTGTTATCTTCGAGCTGACGAGAAACTGCAACCTCAACTGCAAGCACTGCATAGTCTCCGCTGGAAAGCCGCTTCCAAACGAGCTTAAAACCGAAGAATGGTTAAAACTCGTTGACGAAATAAGCGATTACGCGGTGAGGCTCACCCTCACCGGCGGGGAACCGCTGGTTCATCCCGGCTTCTTCCAAATCCTTAGGAGAGCTAAAGAGAAAGGCCTGTCAATAAGGCTCCTCACGAACGGGACTCTGCTTGAAGAGCACGCCGAAGAGCTTGGAAGGCTTTTGGATGCGAGAATTGACGAAGTCCAGGTTTCCCTCGA
This genomic window contains:
- a CDS encoding radical SAM protein, coding for MGKQVREKPLLYGDGRVFFAFCPSSGGIFELEPGEFKALKENLPEAEELKKEMLEYDGEKYTVGDFISHLTSLGIELERLNTPAVVIFELTRNCNLNCKHCIVSAGKPLPNELKTEEWLKLVDEISDYAVRLTLTGGEPLVHPGFFQILRRAKEKGLSIRLLTNGTLLEEHAEELGRLLDARIDEVQVSLDGRKETHDSIRGKGSYEKTIAGIKALVRENLPVSVAFTLIPENRGEA